Proteins co-encoded in one Pararge aegeria chromosome 19, ilParAegt1.1, whole genome shotgun sequence genomic window:
- the LOC120631971 gene encoding uncharacterized protein LOC120631971 yields MNDEKLIILVSKYECLFDITKPSYSDRIMKDNAWEEISKCLGISVTQCQDRWKKLRDNFRKAYYNRKGKSGDGATTSKLIKFEKELSFIIPFFRNRNQISNVTLSSDDSEPGTPIPPPSTSSKRSDHSEVESLASTSGSKKRPRLSKDVATVFEEYLEEKRNTTPRDKALRNFFLSMSDTVETFPKEVQARIKRRVFNIVNEAELSLYENSTDLNYSLSINSPPSTNQSTYLVSNETYIPQNYPDQTTYGYNTSTQNTK; encoded by the exons atgaatgatgaaaaattaataatactcgtGTCAAAATATGAGTGTTTATTTGACATAACCAAGCCATCATATAGCGATCGGATAATGAAAGACAATGCATGGGAGGAAATTAGCAAATGTCTCGGAATAAGTG TGACGCAGTGCCAGGATCGTTGGAAGAAACTGCGAGATAACTTCAGAAAAGCCTATTATAACCGAAAAGGCAAGAGTGGCGATGGTGCAACTACGtccaaattgataaaatttgaaaaagaactttcttttataataccATTTTTTCGCAATCGAAACCAAATATCTAATGTAACATTATCATCGGATGATTCAGAGCCTGGCACACCAATACCACCACCATCGACATCATCTAAACGTTCTGACCATTCTGAAGTTGAATCGCTTGCAAGTACTTCTGGCTCGAAAAAGAGACCACGCTTAAGCAAAGATGTTGCTACGGTTTTCGAAGAGTATCttgaagaaaaaagaaatactacACCCCGTGACAAGgcattacgtaatttttttttgtctatgtcAGATACAGTGGAAACATTCCCAAAAGAAGTCCAAGCACGAATTAAAAGGCGCGTGTTTAACATTGTTAATGAAGCTGAATTAAGTCTGTATGAAAATAGTACAGATTTGAATTATTCTTTGTCTATAAATTCACCGCCATCGACTAATCAATCTACTTACCTAGTGTCAAACGAAACCTATATTCCTCAAAACTATCCAGATCAGACTACTTACGGGTACAATACCAgcacacaaaatacaaaataa